A window of Gloeothece verrucosa PCC 7822 genomic DNA:
ATGATCATATTAGCGGCGCAGACAATAATGCAGGTGAAGATATCATTTTTGGCGATAACGGACAAATTGATTACCTGGGTCAGAATTTACAAGAAATTAAAAGCATCGATGCAATAAATAGCGGCAATGATCGCATCTATGCAAAATTGGGTAATGACATCGTCATCGGCGGTGGAGGAGATGACTATATAGAAGCCGGTAAAAAAGATGAGTCTATAGAAGGCATTGACGGAGAGGATATCATCTTTGGCGATCATGGGCGCATTGAATTTGACGATCATGGACCCATTAAATATGGTCAAAAACAAATTACTCATTTAATTAGCACTGACTTTGATCATGGCGGCAATGATACCATCGATGTAGGTTTTAATAAAGACTTTGCGGCTGGTGGTGGTGGAAATGATCAAATTCTCAATCAAGGTGATGATGATGAAATCTTCTTTGGCGATCAAGGAGAGGTGAAAGCAGATTTAATTGTTTCTCTCTCGGCCACTACTGACGGCGATGATTTAATACAGGGTGCCGGTGGAAATGACTCCCTTCTTGCTGGTGGAGGTAATGATAATGTCGAAGGAGTCGAAGGAGAAGATATTATCTTTGGCGATCATGGACGCATAGAATCTGTTAACAACATTGTTACTCGTTTAATTAGTACCGACTTTGCTAATGGAGGAAACGATCAAATCGCAGCCGGTACAGAAAAAGATATCGTTTTTGGTGGCGCGAAGAACGATATTATTACTAATAACGACGATAATAGTCCAGATATTATCTATGGCGATCAAGGCTATTGGGAGGCTAATCTTATTAGTAATGTCAGCGATAAAAATGATGGAAATGATCGCATTTTTAGCGAAGGAGGAGACGATATTATCCTAGCCGGTGGTGCTAAAGATTATGTGGAAAGCGGCAACAATTTAGATATTATCTTCGGCGATCATGGAATCGTTACTCGTCAAAATAATGTCATTATCCGCATCGAAACGTCCGAGTCTAAGAGTGGAGATAATGATACATTATTAGCGGGGAACGATGATGATACCGTTTTGGGTGGGCCCCAACAGTGATTATATTAGCGGTGATACAGATCAGGATGGAGATGATATTGTCATCGGTGACCAAGGATACTGGACTCCTGAAGTAATCATCTCTCAATCTGATGCTAACAGTAACCCTGACGGTAACGATACGATTTTTACTAATGGAGGAAATGATATTATATTAGGCAGCGATGGAAGAGATTATATCGAGGCAGACAGAGGTTTAGATGTCATTACTGGAGATTACGCTATCATTAACCATAATGGAAAAACCGTTCTCAGAATTAATACAATTGAAGTAGAAAAAGGGAATGATGACTTTATCCATAGCGGCGATAATAATGACACTGTTTTAGGCGGGACAAACAATGATACTATTTTCGGCGGGAATGATAGCGGCAACGATATTTTATTAGGAGATAATGGAACCGTCGTTAATAATGATAAAAGTGGACAAAGTAATGATATCTTTAGCCATTCTCCGTTATTTGGGGGTTTAGATAGAATTGCTGGCGGCCAGGGAAATGATATCATTATTGGCGGTTCTGGAGGGAAAGATACCACTGATAAAACCGCTACCACTATGACAGGTAAAAGCGGCGATGGACTCACAGGAAATGAAGGAAATGATATAGTGATCGGAGATAATGCCTATATCACCCGCAACTCTAGCAACCAAATTGAAAAAATTGAAACAACTTACACAAACTATGGCGGCGATGATTACATTTTAGGAGAAAAAGGAACAGATTATCTCATAGGAGGATTTGGAAAAGATAGTCTAGGCGGTGGTGAAAATACAGATATACTTTTAGGCGACAATGCTTACTTTGATTACACCCTTGATAAAAATCTGAGTACCCTAGATTTTGTCACCACTACAGAAATTACCCTAGGAGATAATGACACATTAAATGGCGATCAACAGAATGATATTCTTATCGGTGGAAAGCTGAATGATATGATTGACGGTGGAACAGGTAATGACACCATCGCCGGTGATAACGCCTCAATTCGGCGGCGCAATAATACCCTCAATCCTCGAATACGGGTTTTGAGTGGTGAAATAATTTATGATGCTAATGGCAATCCTCAAATTACTTCTGAAAGCCAACCTGATCTGCTATCTCCTTCTCAATATGAAATTGAACTCCTGGATGCTTCAACTATTCCCAATTCTATTTCTTACGGAAATGATTATATTGCAGGAGGAGCCAATGATGATATGATTTTTGGGCAACAAGGAAATGATACGATCCAAGGCGATAGTACCACCACGCAAAAAGTTAGCCCAACTCAAGCTTCTATTGAAAGTAAAAATGATGGAGATGACTATATAGAAGGGGGAAGTGGTAAAGACTTAATTTTTGGTAATCTTGGACAAGATGATATTATTGGCGGAAATTCCAACCTATTTAATAAAAATACCACCAGCCGCCTTGATGGTGAAGATACTATTTTTGGCGGCGCAGGAACACAAATCAGCCGTAATCATCAAGGAAATTCCTCTCCTGAAGGACATACTAGGGATGCAGATGTAATAGTAGGAGACAATGGCAATATTTTCCGTCTAGTGGGAATCAATGGCGTAAATGGAGGAAAATATCTCACCTTTAATTATGACAACTATAGTAGCCAATTAAAATTGATTCCTCGGGCTGTTGAAAAACTCGATTATAATCATGAGAGTGATAGCCCAAACCTAGGAGGTAACGACCTTATTTATGGTGAATCAGGAGATGATGAAATTTATGGCATGACTGGCGATGATATCATTTTTGGCAATGGACAAGATGATAATCTTATCGGTGGAATAGGCAATGATCGAATCTACGGAGGAACGGGAGAAGACGGAATTCTTGGCGACGAGGGGCAAATTTCCACCAGTCGTAATGGGCAAATTGAACCTCTTTATGGAATTCTCACGCCTAATGTACAACAAACTTTAAGTATTGCTAATACCCTTATCGGTACAGTCATTAATCCCGTAAATCGTCTCAGAAAAGATGTAAATTTATTAGCCTACAATTTTGGAGGAAATGATGTCATTTATGGCGGCTTAGGCGATGATTCTTTACATGGAGGCGCGGGAGATGACGCTATCTCTGGTGCTGAAGCTTTACCTGAGTTTTATAATAGTAATCCCATCACGAACTTTAATCCTCTTGGCTACAATCCGCAAACTCGAAAACTGGCGGCTTATAATGCAAGTAATCCTCGTCAAAAAATTCCTAACTTTTTGCTAAACTTTGAAGCTTTTGTCATCAATCCTACTACTCTAGCAATAGAAAAAGTTAATGATGGTAATGATAGAATCTTTGGAGATATAGGAAATGATTGGTTAGTAGGAGGAACCCAAAACGATAACCTCTTTGGCGGCTTAGGAGATGATGTTCTTAATGCTGATGATAATCATGAGACTAATAATAAACTCAATAACCAACCTGATAATTTAGAATATGCTGATGCTGACTTTGCCTTTGGAGGAGGAGGATTAGATGTTTTAATTGCTAATACTGGTAAAGATAGATTATTTGACTGGGTTAATAATTTTAACACTTACATTGTCCCCTTTGAATTCTATGAATCTCCTGTAGTTAACCGTTTTATTTCTCCGGAAATCGTTCAATTTTTACAAGGATTAGGATATGCTAGTGGGGCAGATAAAAACAAACCTGAACCGCAAGGAGAACTAGGATTAGTGACTGAAACAGACCCTGAATGGCTTGCTCAACAGGGCGACCCCCGCGACCCTATGGGAAATTTAATCAATGTTCCTATTGATACTTTAGGAGAAATCGAAACGAATAAGAAATAAATATTGTTGAGAATTTAACGGGTTTTTATCTAACAAAAAAGGTAAGAAAAAAATGAAAAAATATTTATCGTATTTATCGGTTATTTCCCTTAGCTTGTTGGGTTCTTTGGGTGGGATCAGTCTAACTCCTTTAGCGGCTAATGCACAACTGAGTATTAAATTAGAGGCTACGGTAAGCGCAGATAATCATTATGGACTATTTGTAGGTAATCAAGATGCCAGCGATCTTTTACTAATTGGAAGAAATGAAAAAGGTCCTTTTCATATTCCTGATACCATTCCGCCGGTTCCTAATGAAATTCCTGACCATCCTTTATTTTTTAATTGGGAAGGGGCAGAAAGCTGGTTAAAAATTTTATACAAAAAATATAAATATATTTACATGGTTGTTTGGGGAGATGAAGCTGTACACGAGGGATGGTTAGGAAAAGTTGCTTTAACTTTTACTTGTAAAACACGTGACTGTTTTGGCACAACTATTGTTGAAAAAAAGGAATTTTTTTCTTCAGATGAAAGTTGGGAATATTTAATTAGTTATCACCTTTATCCAGGCGATTTTGGCGAAGTGCCTAGTAATTCCGAAATTCATGAAGAAGTTTCTTCTGCTAACAATAATAGCTTATGGATGCCAGCTATTGCTTTAGGCAGTAACGATGGTACAACCTTGCCTTGGAAACATATTACAGGGATTGATAACAATATTTTAATCTTAGATGCTTTTACACCCGATAATTATTATAGAATTTTTAGACAGGAAATGTCTTGCATCGAATGTAACTCTGAACCAATTGAATGTGTACCAGAACCGTCGATGATTTTGGGAATATTGATGGCATCAAGTTTAGGTGTTTTTTTTAAGCTGTATGGAATTTCAAACAAATTAACACAACAATAAACCTCCTGGACAGAAATCAAGCTCTCTGTATTAAGAAATGTAAAACTCTCCTAGCTCTTACTCATTGCTTTTTCCCGATTCCTATGACCCGAAAAACTTTTTTAGTATTATCTTATGTACAGACTATTTTTTTTATCTTAGTTTTCCTTTATGGAGCTATCAAAATAGTTTGGCTAGATAAAGGAGGAGCTTATGGCATAAGCGGCTTTATCTTCTTAATTTTTTATCTTCCTTCTTTACTGCTGCTAATTCCAGACATTTTACTGATTGTAAAAAGCTCAGTTCTTTCACACAGGCAAAGAATAGGAGGCTATTTTTTTCACGTGGCTGCTATTGCTTGGAGCATATTTTTGATTCATCTTGCTTTTTAAAAGAGAGCCTGTAAGGTGGGCATAAATAAATTAAGTACCTGGACACAATTAAAGTTAACTGTGTGATTAGGGAACACCGGATCTGGGAACAGGGAACAGGTAAGACTTTCAAGGTTTTTACATTTTTTAACATAAAGTGCTTTATTTATGTCCAGGTACTTAACACTTTTATTAAGTCTTAAAAATAGCTCAATTCCTTACCTATTAGCTGCTTGCACCTCGCATAGCCGAACTGTTCGCTCTCTCTGTTTTAGCCTTAATGAAAACCCACCTATTTAATATCTAATTCAACGGCATCCCGACGCAGAAAGCACATAAGTTTTTCCCACAGCATTTAATTCGCCGACATAGACATTAACTTGATAGGGAGTTTGATTAGCTCTCGGAGTAGCTGTTATATGCAAAGGCTTTCCTGCCGCTAAAGAAACTGTATTATCATAAACTTTATCTGCTGTATCATCGCTATATTTTAAATTCACTTTAATCGTATATTTGCCTCCGTCAGAAGGAACGATAGTTGAAATATAACGGTTAAAAGAAACACCGTTGTCTACAGCAAAATCTGTATTCCAGTTAGTTCTAAAAGCAATGGATGCTCCTGGCGGCGTAACGGTTTTTTTAACAGTAGTACCTTGTGTTCCGTCGTCTCCCACTACCGCCAGAGGAGTACAGGTATTAGCGGCTTTTATGCCTAAACTAGAACCTAGTAATGTACCAGATATAGCTAATAGTCCTAAACCCAAGAAAATTATCAGTGAATGCATCATTTTATCCTCTAAAAACTCAACTGTTTGGTTAAAAAACTTTTTTAGTCCCAATTGAAAAGGGTAGATATTACTCTTTTAATATTTTTGTTCTATCCTTTCATCATTTTTTAGATAGAACTATGAATAATAATTTTTAAGACTTTAGATAGATATTTAAAATTTATAGCTTACTAAAAAATATTTCAAAATAAATAAAAATTTTCCTTCTTTGGGAACAGTTTATTATATAAGTTTATTTACTATACTGAGTTATTCTGAAAAATTAGAGTAAACAATTATTTTAATATAAATGGGACTTACGCACTCTCCA
This region includes:
- a CDS encoding calcium-binding protein, with protein sequence MMIPFWVGPNSDYISGDTDQDGDDIVIGDQGYWTPEVIISQSDANSNPDGNDTIFTNGGNDIILGSDGRDYIEADRGLDVITGDYAIINHNGKTVLRINTIEVEKGNDDFIHSGDNNDTVLGGTNNDTIFGGNDSGNDILLGDNGTVVNNDKSGQSNDIFSHSPLFGGLDRIAGGQGNDIIIGGSGGKDTTDKTATTMTGKSGDGLTGNEGNDIVIGDNAYITRNSSNQIEKIETTYTNYGGDDYILGEKGTDYLIGGFGKDSLGGGENTDILLGDNAYFDYTLDKNLSTLDFVTTTEITLGDNDTLNGDQQNDILIGGKLNDMIDGGTGNDTIAGDNASIRRRNNTLNPRIRVLSGEIIYDANGNPQITSESQPDLLSPSQYEIELLDASTIPNSISYGNDYIAGGANDDMIFGQQGNDTIQGDSTTTQKVSPTQASIESKNDGDDYIEGGSGKDLIFGNLGQDDIIGGNSNLFNKNTTSRLDGEDTIFGGAGTQISRNHQGNSSPEGHTRDADVIVGDNGNIFRLVGINGVNGGKYLTFNYDNYSSQLKLIPRAVEKLDYNHESDSPNLGGNDLIYGESGDDEIYGMTGDDIIFGNGQDDNLIGGIGNDRIYGGTGEDGILGDEGQISTSRNGQIEPLYGILTPNVQQTLSIANTLIGTVINPVNRLRKDVNLLAYNFGGNDVIYGGLGDDSLHGGAGDDAISGAEALPEFYNSNPITNFNPLGYNPQTRKLAAYNASNPRQKIPNFLLNFEAFVINPTTLAIEKVNDGNDRIFGDIGNDWLVGGTQNDNLFGGLGDDVLNADDNHETNNKLNNQPDNLEYADADFAFGGGGLDVLIANTGKDRLFDWVNNFNTYIVPFEFYESPVVNRFISPEIVQFLQGLGYASGADKNKPEPQGELGLVTETDPEWLAQQGDPRDPMGNLINVPIDTLGEIETNKK
- a CDS encoding PEP-CTERM sorting domain-containing protein, with the translated sequence MKKYLSYLSVISLSLLGSLGGISLTPLAANAQLSIKLEATVSADNHYGLFVGNQDASDLLLIGRNEKGPFHIPDTIPPVPNEIPDHPLFFNWEGAESWLKILYKKYKYIYMVVWGDEAVHEGWLGKVALTFTCKTRDCFGTTIVEKKEFFSSDESWEYLISYHLYPGDFGEVPSNSEIHEEVSSANNNSLWMPAIALGSNDGTTLPWKHITGIDNNILILDAFTPDNYYRIFRQEMSCIECNSEPIECVPEPSMILGILMASSLGVFFKLYGISNKLTQQ